One Ostrinia nubilalis chromosome 4, ilOstNubi1.1, whole genome shotgun sequence DNA window includes the following coding sequences:
- the LOC135071180 gene encoding histidine-rich glycoprotein-like, protein MISKVLCLAVLVAAVAAQSDHGHHEHHHGYSSQHISRHDGKPEKVTVQVKDKHGHTHEIHDYYAHPKYEFEYKVEDKHTGDLKTQHEHRDGDAVKGFYSLHEPDGSVRDVHYHSDKHTGFHATVKHNTHHVVLCFAALVAAVAAQSDHGHHGHHHGYSSQHISRHDGKPEKVTVQVKDKHGHAHEIHDYYAHPKYEFEYKVEDKHTGDHKTQHEHREGDAVKGFYSLHEPDGSERHVDYHSDKHTGFHATVKHNTHHLVPEHHHHH, encoded by the exons ATGATCTCAAAG GTGCTTTGCTTAGCCGTTCTGGTGGCCGCAGTGGCCGCCCAGTCCGACCATGGCCACCACGAGCACCACCACGGCTACTCCTCGCAGCACATCTCGCGCCACGACGGCAAACCAGAGAAAGTCACTGTTCAAGTAAAAGACAAACACGGACACACGCATGAAATTCACGATTACTAC GCCCACCCTAAGTACGAGTTCGAGTACAAAGTGGAGGATAAGCACACCGGCGATCTCAAGACCCAGCACGAGCACCGCGATGGAGACGCCGTGAAGGGCTTCTACTCCCTGCACGAGCCTGATGGTTCCGTCAGGGATGTCCACTACCACAGCGACAAGCACACCGG tTTCCACGCCACTGTTAAGCACAACACCCACCACGTC GTGTTGTGCTTCGCCGCTCTAGTGGCCGCAGTGGCCGCCCAGTCCGACCACGGCCACCACGGCCACCACCACGGCTACTCCTCGCAGCACATCTCGCGCCACGACGGCAAACCTGAGAAAGTCACTGTTCAAGTAAAAGACAAACACGGACACGCTCATGAAATTCACGATTACTAC GCCCACCCTAAGTACGAGTTCGAGTACAAGGTGGAGGACAAGCACACCGGCGACCACAAGACCCAGCACGAGCACCGCGAAGGAGACGCCGTGAAGGGCTTCTACTCCCTGCACGAGCCTGATGGCTCTGAAAGACACGTCGACTACCACAGCGACAAGCACACTGG GTTCCACGCCACCGTGAAGCACAACACCCACCACCTCGTCCCAGAGCACCACCATCACCACTAA
- the LOC135071169 gene encoding cuticle protein 19-like yields the protein MISKVFCLAVLVAAVAAQSSHGHHEHHHGYSSQHISRHDGKPEKVTVQVKDKHGHAHEIHDYYAHPKYEFEYKVEDKHTGDHKTQHEHREGDAVKGFYSLHEPDGSVRDVHYHSDKHTGFHATVKHNTHHVVPEHHHHHH from the exons ATGATCTCAAAG GTGTTTTGCTTAGCCGTTCTGGTAGCCGCAGTGGCCGCCCAGTCCAGCCACGGCCACCACGAGCACCACCACGGCTACTCCTCGCAGCACATCTCGCGCCACGACGGCAAACCAGAGAAAGTCACTGTTCAAGTAAAGGACAAACACGGACACGCGCATGAAATTCACGATTACTAC GCACACCCTAAGTACGAGTTCGAGTACAAGGTGGAGGACAAGCACACCGGCGACCACAAGACCCAGCACGAGCACCGCGAAGGAGACGCCGTGAAGGGCTTCTACTCCCTGCACGAGCCTGATGGTTCCGTCAGGGACGTCCACTACCACAGCGACAAGCACACTGG gTTCCACGCTACTGTTAAGCACAACACCCATCACGTCGTCCCAGAGCATCACCATCATCACCACTAA
- the LOC135071171 gene encoding adult-specific cuticular protein ACP-20-like: MFSKVLCLAALVAVVAAQSDHDHGHHHGYSSQHISRHDGKPEKVTVHVKDKHGHGHEIHDYYAHPKYEFEYKVEDKHTGDHKTQHEHREGDDVKGFYSLHEPDGSERHVDYHSDKHTGFHATVKHSTHHLVPEHHHHHH; the protein is encoded by the exons ATGTTCTCTAAG GTGCTGTGCCTTGCTGCTCTAGTGGCTGTAGTGGCCGCTCAGTCCGACCACGACCACGGCCACCACCACGGTTACTCCTCGCAGCACATCTCGCGCCACGACGGCAAACCAGAAAAAGTCACTGTTCACGTAAAAGACAAACACGGACACGGTCATGAAATTCACGATTACTAC GCCCACCCTAAGTACGAGTTCGAGTACAAAGTGGAGGACAAGCACACTGGCGACCACAAGACCCAGCACGAGCACCGCGAAGGGGACGACGTGAAGGGCTTCTACTCCCTGCACGAGCCTGATGGTTCCGAAAGACACGTCGACTACCACAGCGACAAGCACACTGG CTTCCACGCTACTGTAAAGCACAGCACTCACCACCTTGTTCCTGAGCACCACCATCATCACCATTGA
- the LOC135071179 gene encoding histidine-rich glycoprotein-like has product MISKVLCFVALVAAVAAQSDHGHGHHHGYSSQHISRHDGKPEKVTVHVKDKHGHEHEIHDYYAYPKYEFEYKVEDKHTGDHKTQHEHRDGDDVKGFYSLHEPDGSERKVDYHSDKHTGFHATVKHSTHHLVLCLAALVAVVAAQSDHDHGHHHGYSSQHISRHDGKPEKVSVHLHGHEHGHGHEHHYDYYAHPKYEFEYKVSDHHTGDHKTQHEHRDGDDVKGFYSLHEPDGSERHVDYHSDKHTGFHATVKHSTHHLVPEKHHHHHH; this is encoded by the exons ATGATCTCAAAG GTACTGTGCTTCGTTGCTCTGGTGGCTGCAGTAGCCGCTCAGTCCGACCACGGCCACGGCCACCACCACGGCTATTCTTCGCAGCACATCTCGCGCCACGACGGCAAACCAGAAAAAGTCACTGTTCACGTAAAAGACAAACACGGACACGAGCATGAAATTCACGATTACTAC GCCTACCCTAAATACGAGTTCGAGTACAAGGTGGAGGACAAGCACACCGGCGACCACAAGACCCAGCACGAGCACCGCGATGGAGACGACGTGAAGGGCTTCTACTCGCTGCACGAGCCTGATGGTTCCGAAAGAAAAGTCGACTACCACAGCGACAAGCACACTGG tttccACGCTACTGTGAAGCACAGCACTCATCACCTG GTACTGTGCTTAGCCGCTCTGGTGGCCGTAGTGGCCGCTCAGTCTGACCATGACCACGGCCACCACCACGGCTACTCCTCGCAGCACATCTCGCGTCACGACGGCAAACCAGAGAAAGTATCTGTTCATTTACACGGACATGAACATGGACACGGTCATGAACATCATTATGATTACTAC GCCCACCCTAAGTACGAGTTCGAGTACAAAGTATCAGACCACCACACCGGAGACCACAAGACCCAGCACGAGCACCGCGATGGGGATGACGTGAAGGGCTTCTACTCCCTGCACGAGCCTGATGGTTCCGAAAGGCACGTCGACTACCACAGCGACAAGCACACCGG ATTCCACGCTACTGTGAAGCACAGCACCCACCACCTTGTCCCTGAAAAGCACCACCACCATCACCactaa
- the LOC135071161 gene encoding histidine-rich glycoprotein-like — MISKVLCFAALAAVASAQFEHGYGHEHHGLEHHGHEHHGHEHGHGFSSQHISRHDGKPEKVSVHLHGDEHGHGHGHGHEHHYDYYAYPKYEFEYKVEDKHTGDHKTQHEHRDGDAVKGFYSLHEPDGSERHVDYHSDKHTGFHATVKHSTHHLVPEHHHHH; from the exons ATGATTTCTAAG GTTCTATGCTTTGCTGCTCTGGCAGCTGTAGCTTCTGCCCAGTTTGAACATGGCTATGGTCATGAACACCATGGTCTTGAACACCACGGCCATGAACATCACGGCCACGAACATGGCCATGGCTTCTCGTCGCAGCACATCTCCCGACACGACGGCAAACCCGAGAAAGTCAGTGTTCACTTACATGGAGATGAACATGGTCACGGACACGGTCACGGTCATGAACatcattatgattattat GCTTACCCTAAATATGAGTTCGAGTACAAAGTGGAGGACAAGCACACCGGCGACCACAAGACCCAGCACGAGCACCGTGATGGAGACGCCGTGAAGGGCTTCTACTCCCTGCATGAGCCCGACGGCTCTGAAAGGCACGTCGACTACCACAGCGACAAGCACACCGG TTTCCACGCCACTGTGAAGCACAGCACCCATCATCTGGTCCCCgaacatcatcatcaccactAA